One Malaclemys terrapin pileata isolate rMalTer1 chromosome 7, rMalTer1.hap1, whole genome shotgun sequence genomic region harbors:
- the RRP12 gene encoding RRP12-like protein, protein MGKAGRLRSGAARKLQRWRKGHSSDSNPESRRHRLAARSRFFSRPAEKSDLTVDALKLHNELQSGSVRSEQAGQGAQLCMEEDDGAAVTEKSSRTFLSGLSDCTNLTFSKVQRFWESSSAAHREICAVLAAVTEVIRSQGGTESETEYFAALMTTLEAVESPESLAAVAYLLNLVLKRVPGPVLIKKFSDTSKVLMGIMASQAGSGPSSALRWVLSCLATLLRKQDLAAWSYPVTLQVYHGLLSFTVHAKPKVRKEAQHGVCSILKGSEFLFGDTAPTHHPAAQSTARFCVQEIEKSGGTKEATTTLHVLTLLRDLLPCLPLAVVKTCCETLLRVMTLSHVLVTACAMQAFHSLFGAQPGLACLSAELNAQIITALYDYMPSENDLQPLLAWLAVMEKAHSNLARLQRDLCWGHLPRLFTAAVSCLLSPHPQVLAAAMQTLKALLSECVAPHMAELGPVSASASGPASHVCRMFRAVEEGLTYRFHAAWASVLQVLRAFFEVCGKQCHPFMRKCLQSLCDLRHSPHFPHTSELDRAVGAAVASMGPEVLLQAVALEIDGTEETLDFPRSWLLPVIRDHVQGTRLSFFTSYFLPLAATLKSRAAELAQAGKSLESKIYDTLQWQIWTMLPGFCTRPTDVAASFKGLARTLGTAISERADLRLTVCQALRTLISKGCETDAERAEVGRFAKNFLPILFNVYSQPGDAGGGAAHRRAVLDTIRTYLTITEQQMVCGFLEKASEKLTGPESTEFTRLSILDLIVAMAPYADEPSLGALYHTIQPSLQSKEHGVQKKAYRVLEEVCAAPRLPCQAFVRSHLDQLKRDLLGSLQSAASPAKRPRLKCLFHVVKQLTAEHEDFVVALVPEVILCTKEVSVGARKNAFLLLVEMGEAFLRFGPTPQGAMQRFLLLVYAGLTGSVTMISCTLLALTRLLFQFKDHMGLAVAEQLLQNVCLLLGSRTRDVVKAALGFLKVALLLVDAQLLAKHVQTMLEAVGRLTDDMRRHFRMKLRNLFTKFIRKFGFELVRGLLPAEYHKVLLNIRKAEARSRKQRALKQAVAASEEEAPAQPRGDSVEELLADSDSEQEEGERRGGREQRKQARQKSQAWLKEGEGDEPLNFLDPNVAQRVLATKPGGGRARGASHDFKVSADGRLIIREGPEDEDDEGAKGVDEEMADLMQEVGIRSKKAQKRRFREEAEDEEPEDGTQMHYKAGGSGIHRRLGTGPALGADYKAKTGRGDVKKRGRLDPYAYIPLNRAKLNRRKKAKMQGQFKGLMKGAQRGAQTGRKHRQKERHV, encoded by the exons ATGGGCAAGGCCGGCAGGCTCCGCTCCGGGGCCGCCCGCAAGCTCCAGCGCTGGCGGAAGGGGCACAGCAGCGACAGCAACCCCGAGAGCCGCCGCCACCGCCTGGCCGCCCGCAGCCGCTTCTTCAGCCGGCCCGCGG AGAAGAGTGACCTGACTGTGGATGCGCTGAAGTTACACAATGAGCTACAGTCGGGGTCCGTGCGCTCGGAGCAGGCAGGCCAGGGCGCCCAGCTCTGCATGGAGGAGGACGATGGAGCTGCTGTCACCGAGAAGTCCTCGCGCACCTTCCTGAGCGGCTTGAGCGACTGCACCAACCTCACCTTCAGCAAAGTGCAGCGGTTCTGGGAGTCCAGCTCCGCCGCGCACAGAGAG ATCTGCGCGGTGCTGGCTGCTGTGACGGAGGTGATCCGCTCGCAGGGCGGCACGGAGAGCGAGACCGAGTACTTCGCGGCGCTG ATGACGACGCTGGAGGCCGTGGAGTCGCCGGAGTCGCTGGCTGCTGTCGCCTACCTGCTCAACCTGGTGCTGAAGCG GGTGCCAGGGCCCGTGCTGATAAAGAAGTTCTCGGACACCTCCAAAGTGTTGATGGGCATCATGGCCTCGCAGGCCGGCAGcggcccctcctctgccctgcgGTGG GTGCTCTCCTGCCTGGCCACGCTGCTGCGGAAGCAGGACCTGGCAGCCTGGAGCTACCCCGTCACGCTGCAGGTTTACCATGGCTTGCTCAGCTTCACGGTCCACGCCAAGCCCAAG GTGCGGAAGGAAGCCCAGCACGGCGTCTGCTCCATCCTGAAGGGCAGCGAGTTCCTGTTCGGGGACACGGCTCCCACGCACCACCCGGCTGCGCAGTCCACAGCCCGGTTCTGTGTGCAGGAGATCGAAAAGTCCGGAG GTACCAAGGAGGCCACCACCACCCTGCATGTCCTGACCCTGCTCCGGGACCTGCTGCCCTGCCTGCCGCTGGCCGTGGTGAAGACCTGCTGCGAGACCCTGCTCCGCGTCATGACCCTCAGCCATGTG CTGGTGACGGCGTGCGCCATGCAGGCCTTCCACAGCCTCTTCGGTGCCCAGCCTGGTCTGGCGTGCCTCTCTGCCGAGCTCAACGCCCAGATCATCACC gcCCTGTACGACTACATGCCCAGCGAGaacgacctgcagcccctgctggcctGGCTGGCCGTCATGGAGAAGGCACACAGCAACCTGGCCAG GCTGCAGAGGGACCTGTGCTGGGGgcacctcccccgcctcttcACGGCTGCCGTgagctgcctcctctccccccacccacaggtGCTGGCGGCCGCGATGCAGACGCTCAAG GCTCTGCTGAGCGAGTGCGTCGCTCCCCACATGGCCGAGCTGGGGCCCGTTTCTGCCTCTGCCTCCGGACCCGCCTCCCACGTCTGCAGGATGTTCAG GGCGGTGGAGGAGGGCTTGACGTACCGATTCCACGCGGCGTGGGCCTCCGTGCTGCAGGTGCTGCGGGCCTTCTTCGAGGTGTGCGGGAAGCAGTGCCATCCCTTCATGAGGAAG TGTCTCCAGTCCCTGTGCGACCTGCGCCACTCCCCACACTTCCCCCACACCAGCGAGCTGGACCGGGCGGTGGGGGCTGCCGTGGCCAGCATGGGCCCCGaggtgctgctgcaggctgtGGCCCTGGAGATAGACGGCACAGA ggagacGCTGGATTTCCCCCGCAGCTGGCTCCTGCCGGTGATCCGGGACCACGTCCAGGGCACGCGGCTCAGCTTCTTCACCAGCTATTTCCTGCCCCTGGCAGCCACCCTGAAAAGCAGAG CCGCGGAGCTGGCCCAGGCCGGGAAGAGTCTGGAGTCCAAGATTTATGACACGCTGCAGTGGCAG ATCTGGACCATGCTGCCTGGTTTCTGCACCAGGCCAACGGACGTGGCGGCCTCCTTCAAAGGGCTGGCGCGGACGCTGGGCACGGCCATCAGCGAGCGGGCAGACCTGCGGCTCACCGTCTGCCAGGCCCTGCGCACGCTCATCAGCAAGGGCTGCGAGACGG acGCTGAGCGAGCGGAGGTCGGCCGCTTCGCCAAGAACTTTCTGCCCATCCTGTTCAACGTGTACAGCCAGCCGGGGGATGCTGGGGGTGGCGCAGCCCATCGGCGCGCCGTGCTGGACACCATCCGCACGTACCTGACGATCACTGAGCAGCAG ATGGTGTGCGGGTTTCTGGAGAAAGCCAGCGAGAAACTGACCGGCCCCGAGAGCACGGAGTTCACCAG GCTCTCCATCCTGGACCTGATTGTGGCCATGGCGCCCTATGCCGACGAGCCCTCCCTGGGCGCCCTCTATCACACCATCCAGCCCTCCCTGCAG AGCAAGGAGCACGGGGTGCAGAAGAAGGCGTACCGCGTGCTGGAGGAGGTGTGcgcggccccccggctcccctgcCAGGCCTTCGTCCGCAGCCACCTGGACCAGCTGAAGAGAGAtctgctgggctccctgcagaGTGCCGCCTCCCCGGCCAAGAGG ccgcggCTGAAGTGCCTGTTCCACGTTGTGAAGCAGCTGACGGCTGAACACGAGGACTTCGTGGTGGCCCTGGTcccagag GTGATTCTCTGCACCAAGGAGGTGTCGGTGGGGGCCCGGAAGAACGCCTTTCTGCTGCTGGTGGAGATGGGGGAGGCCTTCCTCCGCTTTGGCCCCACACCGCAAG GGGCCATGCAGCGGTTCCTGCTCCTGGTCTACGCGGGGCTGACGGGCTCGGTCACCATGATCAGCTGCACCTTGCTGGCGCTGACCCGCCTCCTCTTCCAGTTCAAAG ATCACATGGGGCTGGCGGTGGCGGAGCAGTTGCTGCAGAACGTCTGCCTGCTGCTGGGCTCGCGCACGCGGGACGTGGTCAAGGCGGCCCTGGGCTTCCTCAAGgtggcgctgctgctggtggacgCCCAGTTACTGGCCAAGCACGTCCAGACGATG CTGGAGGCCGTGGGGCGCCTGACAGACGACATGAGGCGTCACTTCCGCATGAAGCTGAGAAACCTCTTCACCAAGTTCATCCGGAAGTTCGG CTTCGAGCTGGTGCGGGGGCTGCTGCCCGCCGAGTACCACAAGGTGCTGCTGAACATCCGCAAGGCCGAGGCCCGAAGCCGCAAGCAGCGGGCCCTGAAGCAGGCGGTGGCCGCGAGCGAGGAGGAGGCGCCGGCGCAGCCCAGGGGAGACAG CGTGGAGGAGCTCCTGGCCGACTCAGACTCGGAGCAGGAGGAGGGCGAGAGGCGTGGCGGGAGAGAGCAGAGGAAGCAGGCGCGGCAGAAGAGTCAGGCCTGGCTGAAGGAGGGCGAAGGGGACGAGCCCCTCAACTTCCTGGACCCCAACGTGGCCCAGAGGGTGCTGG CTACGAAGCCGGGCGgcggcagggccaggggagcgAGCCATGACTTCAAGGTTTCGGCGGACGGGCGCCTGATTATCCGCGAGGGCCCTGAGGACGAGGACGACGAGGGAGCCAAAG GAGTGGATGAGGAGATGGCCGACCTGATGCAGGAAGTGGGGATCCGGAGT AAGAAGGCTCAGAAGCGCCGGTtccgggaggaggcggaggaCGAGGAGCCGGAGGATGGGACTCAGATGCACTACAAAG ctGGAGGCTCCGGCATTCACCGGCGGCTGGGCACAGGGCCGGCACTTGGGGCTGACTACAAGGCCAAG ACAGGCCGAGGTGACGTGAAGAAGAGAGGCCGGCTGGACCCCTACGCCTACATCCCGCTGAACAGAGCCAAGCTCAACCGAAG gaagAAGGCGAAGATGCAGGGACAGTTCAAGGGGCTGATGAAGGGGGCCCAGCGGGGTGCGCAGACCGGCCGCAAGCACCGCCAGAAGGAGCGTCACGTGTGA